The Coleofasciculus sp. FACHB-T130 genome includes a window with the following:
- a CDS encoding DoxX family protein, translating to MKKNKELLRVILCVCIIGVGIAHFAIPAPFVKLVPSQLPYPLELVYISGFFEILGGIGLLVPPVSHAAAWGLLTLFIFVFPANINMAVNSIDLNPIPNSPWFQAIRLPFQAVLIAWAWWYTRPSDGEKQASIIPYKPKTE from the coding sequence ATCAAAAAGAACAAAGAACTGTTGCGAGTGATTCTGTGTGTGTGTATCATCGGCGTCGGCATAGCGCACTTTGCCATCCCAGCACCATTTGTTAAACTCGTGCCGTCGCAACTTCCTTACCCTCTGGAACTGGTATATATCAGCGGCTTTTTTGAAATCCTGGGTGGGATTGGATTATTAGTTCCTCCCGTAAGTCATGCCGCGGCTTGGGGACTGCTGACTCTTTTCATCTTTGTTTTCCCTGCAAATATCAATATGGCAGTGAATAGTATCGACCTCAATCCTATTCCAAACTCACCTTGGTTCCAAGCAATAAGACTTCCCTTCCAAGCAGTCTTAATTGCTTGGGCTTGGTGGTATACAAGACCAAGTGATGGGGAGAAGCAAGCTTCAATTATTCCATACAAACCCAAAACTGAGTAA
- a CDS encoding TIGR03960 family B12-binding radical SAM protein, with protein MAIAVEKLLTAEIQKPARYLGNELGAVHKPWEAAAVRWVLTYPEIYEVGASNLGHIILYNILNAQLGQLCDRAYLPAPDLAAKLRETQTPLFAVESRRSLTDFDILGFSLSYELGATNILEMLDLAGIPLTWRERLTSTDAGESEDFLWNYPLIFAGGQTATSNPEPYADFFDFLALGDGEEVLPEIGWVVEKAKKAHLSREQLLLNLAQVPGVYVPQFYDMAEDGSVHPNRPDVPQRILRRVAAPLPAYSIGLVPYVETVHDRLTIEVRRGCTRGCRFCQPGMLTRPARDVEPQEVVEAIEKGMRATGYNEFSLLSLSCSDYLSLPAVGMEIKNRLKDENISLSLPSQRVDRFDEDIANILGGTRQSGLTFAPEAGTQRMRDIINKGLTNAELLRGVKTAYEQGWEKIKLYFMIGLPGETDVDVVGIAETIRWLHQECRTEGRKRLHFNLTISNFTPKPHTPFQWHSVSTTEFQQKQKLLRDEFRGMRGVKVNFTDVRLSAMEDFIGRGDRRLASVLRRAWELGAGMDAWFDSVERAFTAWGDAIAESGLTWKYRLVENGEWNWVENRNQPLPIDDSQSAIPNPQFDAPLPWDHIDTGIDKNWLIADLKRALEAAIVPDCSFEGCSHCGICGSDFGHNIVIKPLPIPEFAGHFTPNTDRVQRLRVWLGKLGDMALVSHLDLVRLFDRAVRRAALPVAFTGGFHPSPRISPASALSLGSTSEGEIVDFELTQAMDVATFQEKLAAQLPSDIPVYRVADVDLKAPSATQLLEKAEYLIAVAAVKSASPEEWQSWVEAIKATESILIEQTTKSGKKKQINLRDRLFELEVNEPQRSASGAKGNIPLACQEKAAEGVVLRYLGSCQNDGTVLRPEHIVLMLEQVTGREFQMLHAHRRQLLLKD; from the coding sequence GTGGCAATCGCAGTCGAGAAACTACTTACAGCAGAGATACAGAAACCAGCTCGTTATTTGGGAAACGAGCTAGGAGCCGTCCACAAACCTTGGGAAGCGGCGGCAGTACGGTGGGTTCTGACCTACCCAGAAATCTATGAAGTGGGTGCATCGAATCTTGGGCATATTATTCTCTACAACATATTGAATGCTCAATTGGGGCAGCTGTGCGATCGCGCATATCTACCAGCCCCAGATTTAGCGGCGAAACTCCGAGAAACACAGACGCCCCTATTTGCCGTGGAATCGCGGCGAAGTCTTACAGATTTTGACATTTTGGGCTTTAGTCTCAGCTACGAGCTAGGAGCCACCAATATCCTGGAAATGCTTGATTTGGCCGGGATTCCTCTGACGTGGCGAGAAAGGCTCACCAGCACAGACGCAGGGGAAAGTGAAGATTTTCTCTGGAATTATCCCCTGATTTTTGCTGGGGGACAGACCGCAACCTCGAATCCCGAACCTTACGCAGACTTTTTCGATTTCTTGGCTCTGGGAGATGGCGAGGAAGTGCTACCAGAGATTGGCTGGGTAGTGGAAAAAGCCAAAAAAGCTCACCTCAGTCGAGAACAACTATTGCTGAATTTGGCACAAGTACCAGGCGTATATGTGCCGCAGTTCTACGACATGGCAGAAGATGGCTCAGTCCATCCCAATCGCCCGGATGTACCCCAGCGGATTTTACGGCGAGTTGCTGCCCCCCTGCCAGCTTATTCCATCGGGCTAGTGCCTTATGTAGAGACAGTCCACGACCGACTGACCATTGAAGTGCGGCGTGGCTGTACTCGCGGTTGTCGTTTCTGCCAGCCTGGAATGCTGACTCGTCCGGCGCGGGATGTGGAACCGCAGGAAGTCGTAGAGGCAATTGAAAAGGGAATGCGGGCGACGGGATATAACGAGTTTTCCCTACTCTCCTTGAGTTGTTCGGATTATCTATCTCTACCGGCGGTGGGGATGGAAATCAAAAATCGCCTCAAAGATGAAAATATTTCTCTCTCTTTACCCAGTCAACGGGTAGACCGATTTGATGAAGATATCGCGAATATTCTGGGCGGGACGCGACAAAGTGGGCTGACTTTCGCGCCGGAAGCGGGAACCCAGCGGATGCGGGACATTATCAACAAGGGGTTGACGAACGCAGAATTGCTGCGAGGGGTGAAAACCGCCTACGAGCAGGGCTGGGAAAAAATTAAGCTGTATTTTATGATTGGTCTGCCTGGAGAGACGGATGTAGATGTGGTCGGCATTGCCGAAACTATCCGTTGGCTACACCAAGAATGTCGAACTGAAGGCAGAAAGCGTCTGCATTTCAACCTGACGATTTCTAACTTTACGCCGAAGCCTCACACGCCTTTCCAGTGGCACTCTGTGTCTACAACTGAGTTTCAACAGAAGCAGAAACTTCTCCGCGACGAGTTTCGCGGGATGAGGGGGGTGAAGGTAAACTTCACCGATGTGCGACTTTCGGCGATGGAAGATTTTATTGGACGGGGCGATAGGCGTCTGGCATCAGTGCTGCGTCGTGCTTGGGAACTGGGTGCGGGGATGGATGCCTGGTTTGATAGTGTGGAGCGGGCTTTTACGGCTTGGGGAGACGCGATCGCAGAATCAGGCTTAACCTGGAAATACCGCCTTGTTGAAAATGGCGAATGGAACTGGGTGGAGAATCGGAATCAACCGCTACCCATTGACGATTCCCAATCCGCAATTCCCAATCCCCAATTCGATGCGCCGTTGCCTTGGGATCATATCGATACGGGAATTGATAAGAACTGGCTAATCGCTGACCTGAAACGGGCTTTAGAAGCTGCGATAGTGCCGGATTGCTCGTTTGAAGGCTGTTCTCACTGTGGCATTTGCGGGTCTGACTTTGGGCACAATATTGTTATCAAGCCGCTGCCGATTCCAGAATTTGCCGGACACTTCACGCCGAATACAGATAGGGTGCAGCGGTTGCGGGTTTGGTTGGGTAAGCTGGGCGATATGGCGCTGGTGAGTCATCTAGATTTGGTGCGCCTGTTTGACCGTGCTGTGCGTCGGGCGGCATTGCCAGTTGCTTTTACGGGCGGGTTTCATCCCAGTCCCCGCATTTCTCCAGCGAGTGCGCTGTCATTGGGATCAACCAGTGAAGGTGAAATTGTGGACTTTGAGCTAACCCAGGCGATGGATGTGGCGACATTCCAGGAGAAGTTAGCTGCCCAGTTGCCGTCTGATATCCCGGTTTATCGGGTGGCAGATGTTGATTTGAAGGCTCCTTCCGCGACTCAGTTGTTGGAAAAAGCCGAGTATTTGATTGCGGTGGCAGCGGTTAAGTCTGCGTCACCAGAGGAGTGGCAAAGCTGGGTAGAGGCGATTAAAGCCACTGAGAGCATTTTAATTGAGCAAACGACGAAGTCTGGGAAGAAGAAACAGATAAATCTGCGCGATCGCTTGTTTGAATTGGAGGTTAATGAGCCTCAAAGAAGCGCCAGCGGAGCGAAGGGTAATATCCCATTAGCTTGCCAAGAAAAAGCGGCAGAAGGCGTTGTTCTGCGTTATTTGGGCAGTTGTCAAAATGATGGAACTGTACTAAGACCAGAGCATATCGTCTTGATGTTGGAGCAAGTGACGGGGCGGGAGTTTCAGATGTTGCACGCTCACCGACGTCAGCTGCTTCTGAAGGATTGA
- a CDS encoding ABC transporter ATP-binding protein: MTYLRLEGITKRFGTFIANNNINLSVSCGSIHALLGENGAGKTTLMNILCGLYQPDSGQIYLQDNLVQIASASDAIAHGIGMIHQHFMLVPQLSVTENIILGTSFDLRLDIKEKAQASAQLAQSYGLDVNPFAKVGDLPVGVQQRVEILKALYRNAKLLILDEPTAVLTPPEVKILASILRQLAKDGHTIIFISHKLEEVMNLCDTVTVLRRGAVVTTTKTADTNTQELARLMVGREILLHLNKSARSSSEVVLEVQKLQVEDERNLPVVKDISFQLHAGEILGVAGVDGNGQRELADAIAGLRTITSGTIRRSPSNSPLKRGRTGRITAYIPEDRQKMGLVMGFSIARNLILKAFMFLPFCRRWFLQYEVINHHATEAMENFDIRAENPSIKVSQLSGGNQQKVVLARELSGNPALIVAMQPTRGLDVGATEYVQQRLLAERERGAAILYVSTELEEIMAMSDRIAVMYEGQFVDILDAATATVEQVGYLMTGGISAGVEG; encoded by the coding sequence ATGACTTATTTACGTCTTGAAGGTATTACCAAACGCTTTGGCACCTTTATCGCTAATAACAACATAAATTTGAGCGTTAGTTGCGGATCTATTCATGCTCTGCTGGGCGAAAACGGAGCTGGTAAAACTACTTTGATGAATATCCTTTGCGGACTTTATCAGCCAGATTCCGGTCAAATCTACTTGCAAGATAATCTAGTGCAAATTGCTTCAGCAAGTGACGCGATCGCGCATGGAATTGGCATGATTCACCAGCATTTTATGTTGGTGCCGCAACTGTCAGTAACCGAAAATATTATTCTTGGAACTAGCTTCGATTTGCGGCTAGATATAAAAGAGAAAGCGCAGGCGAGCGCGCAACTCGCTCAGTCTTATGGTTTAGATGTAAATCCATTTGCAAAAGTCGGAGATTTACCTGTAGGAGTTCAGCAACGGGTAGAGATTCTCAAGGCACTTTACCGCAACGCAAAGTTGCTGATATTGGATGAACCAACAGCGGTGCTGACGCCGCCAGAGGTAAAGATTTTAGCGTCTATCTTGCGCCAACTTGCTAAAGATGGACATACGATTATTTTTATCAGTCACAAGCTAGAAGAGGTGATGAATCTTTGCGATACTGTCACCGTATTACGCCGAGGTGCAGTGGTGACGACAACTAAAACCGCAGATACGAACACTCAAGAATTAGCACGTTTGATGGTAGGGAGAGAAATCTTACTTCATCTAAATAAATCTGCTCGTTCTTCTAGTGAAGTAGTGCTAGAAGTACAAAAGTTGCAGGTTGAGGATGAGCGGAATTTGCCGGTTGTGAAAGATATATCCTTTCAACTCCACGCAGGCGAAATACTAGGCGTTGCGGGGGTTGATGGCAATGGACAGCGAGAGTTAGCAGATGCGATTGCGGGTTTGCGTACTATTACTTCGGGAACCATCCGGAGATCCCCCTCTAACTCCCCCTTAAAAAGGGGGAGGACAGGAAGAATTACAGCTTATATTCCAGAGGATAGGCAGAAAATGGGTTTGGTGATGGGGTTTAGTATTGCCAGAAATCTCATTCTCAAAGCTTTTATGTTTCTGCCATTTTGCCGCCGTTGGTTCCTCCAGTATGAGGTAATTAATCATCATGCGACTGAGGCGATGGAAAACTTTGATATTCGCGCTGAAAATCCATCGATTAAAGTTAGCCAATTGTCCGGCGGCAATCAACAAAAAGTGGTGTTAGCACGAGAACTTTCTGGCAACCCAGCTTTAATTGTGGCAATGCAACCGACACGCGGTTTAGATGTCGGTGCGACAGAATATGTACAGCAGCGCTTATTAGCTGAACGAGAACGAGGTGCGGCAATTTTATATGTTTCGACAGAATTAGAAGAGATTATGGCAATGAGCGATCGCATTGCCGTCATGTATGAAGGACAATTCGTGGATATCTTAGATGCTGCCACTGCCACAGTGGAACAAGTTGGTTATTTAATGACTGGTGGTATTTCGGCGGGTGTTGAAGGGTAG
- a CDS encoding BMP family protein, protein MMEYSRRKFLLYGSATLGTSLLLKACNSSPTPTETAASGDTSAKTGKDFKVAIVLPGIITDKAWNQAGYEGVTTAKEKLGVEIAHVEKVEQADQAEALSDFARRGYNLVYAHGGQFDAAIEQVAAQFPKTFFVGVNGTVKGDNMASLRIDHLQTSYLCGIIGALMTKSNKMAYLAAQSFQATDEELRGLELGAKSVKPDIKIAASYTGDWNDAAKAKEATQALISSGVDVIYQWLDNASPAVLQTAAEKGVFAFGNTTDQLDVAPKAVLTSAVKRIDLAIAYLADLAVKGNLKGEIYTIGLENPEILYLGKFGAMVPKNVEEKALNTKQAILAKKVTFEACKEGGKDTRCVKQA, encoded by the coding sequence ATGATGGAATATAGTCGGCGCAAATTTCTCCTGTATGGTTCAGCTACCTTGGGTACCAGTCTATTGCTGAAGGCTTGCAATAGCAGTCCTACCCCGACAGAAACAGCAGCTAGTGGGGATACTTCTGCTAAAACGGGTAAGGATTTCAAAGTTGCTATCGTTTTGCCAGGGATTATCACAGATAAAGCTTGGAACCAGGCTGGCTATGAAGGCGTGACAACTGCTAAAGAAAAGCTGGGAGTTGAAATTGCTCACGTTGAGAAGGTGGAACAAGCGGATCAGGCAGAAGCTTTGTCAGACTTTGCGCGTCGTGGCTACAACTTAGTGTATGCCCACGGGGGACAATTTGATGCAGCAATTGAGCAGGTAGCAGCGCAATTTCCGAAGACGTTCTTTGTCGGTGTCAATGGTACGGTGAAAGGCGATAACATGGCGTCTTTGCGAATCGATCATTTGCAAACCAGTTATCTGTGCGGCATCATAGGTGCCTTGATGACAAAATCAAATAAAATGGCTTATCTAGCGGCTCAATCTTTTCAAGCAACTGATGAAGAATTGCGGGGATTAGAGTTAGGCGCGAAGTCTGTTAAACCAGATATTAAAATCGCTGCCAGTTATACGGGCGATTGGAATGATGCGGCTAAGGCGAAGGAAGCGACGCAAGCGTTGATTTCTTCAGGCGTTGATGTGATTTATCAGTGGCTGGATAATGCTTCTCCTGCGGTGCTGCAAACCGCCGCTGAGAAGGGAGTTTTTGCTTTCGGCAATACCACAGATCAACTGGATGTTGCGCCAAAGGCAGTATTAACCAGTGCGGTGAAGCGAATTGACTTAGCGATCGCATACTTAGCCGATCTTGCTGTGAAAGGCAATCTAAAAGGTGAGATTTATACAATTGGTTTGGAAAATCCTGAGATTCTCTATCTTGGTAAATTTGGGGCAATGGTGCCAAAAAATGTAGAGGAAAAAGCACTTAATACGAAGCAGGCAATATTAGCTAAGAAAGTTACATTTGAGGCGTGTAAAGAGGGGGGAAAGGATACTCGGTGTGTGAAGCAAGCTTAA
- a CDS encoding glycosyltransferase family 4 protein has protein sequence MKILVLTWEFPPRIVGGIARHVGELYPELIKLGHEVHLLTVEFGHAPLYEVVDGVHVHRVPVGYGYDFFHWVVNLNQSMGIHGGKLMMEDGPFDLIHAHDWLVGDAAIALKHNFKVPLITTIHATEFGRYNGIYNDDHRYISGKEKLLAYNSWRIIVCTNYMRQEGERALETPWDKMDVIYNGIRPEKKPRWHEFDALNFRRQFADDREKIVYYVGRMSHEKGVSVLLNAAPKVLWEMGGNVKFVIIGGGNTDPLKQQAWNLGIWDDCYFTGFMSDADLDKFQTVADCAVFPSLYEPFGIVALESFAARVPVVVSDTGGLPEVVQHTKTGVVTQTNNWDSLAWGILEVLKNPGYAQWLVDNAYEDLERRFSWSKIAKQTEAVYQRVVQERSHTHWA, from the coding sequence ATGAAGATTCTAGTCCTGACTTGGGAATTTCCGCCGCGCATTGTCGGAGGAATTGCCCGCCATGTAGGGGAGTTATATCCAGAACTGATTAAACTAGGGCATGAAGTCCACTTGCTAACAGTGGAGTTTGGTCACGCGCCGCTGTACGAGGTGGTAGATGGCGTCCACGTGCATCGGGTGCCAGTGGGCTACGGTTATGACTTCTTTCACTGGGTCGTGAATTTGAACCAGAGCATGGGGATTCACGGCGGGAAGCTGATGATGGAAGATGGCCCGTTTGATTTGATCCATGCCCACGATTGGCTGGTGGGAGATGCCGCGATCGCTCTCAAGCACAATTTTAAAGTGCCGCTGATTACTACGATTCACGCCACAGAATTTGGTCGTTACAACGGCATCTACAACGACGACCACCGCTACATTAGCGGCAAAGAAAAACTTCTCGCCTATAACTCTTGGCGGATTATTGTTTGTACCAACTATATGCGCCAAGAAGGAGAACGAGCGCTAGAAACTCCTTGGGACAAAATGGATGTAATTTACAACGGCATCCGACCGGAAAAGAAACCGCGTTGGCACGAGTTTGATGCGTTGAACTTCCGTCGCCAGTTTGCCGACGATCGGGAGAAAATTGTCTACTATGTGGGTCGAATGTCCCACGAAAAGGGCGTTTCCGTGTTGTTGAATGCTGCCCCTAAAGTCCTTTGGGAAATGGGGGGCAATGTCAAATTTGTGATTATTGGCGGCGGCAATACTGACCCCTTGAAGCAGCAAGCTTGGAATTTAGGCATTTGGGACGACTGCTATTTCACCGGCTTTATGTCAGATGCCGACCTAGATAAATTCCAAACGGTTGCCGACTGCGCCGTATTTCCCAGCCTCTACGAACCTTTTGGCATTGTTGCCCTAGAAAGCTTTGCCGCCCGCGTGCCCGTTGTGGTATCGGACACGGGGGGTTTACCGGAAGTCGTGCAACACACGAAGACTGGGGTTGTTACCCAGACGAACAACTGGGATTCTCTCGCCTGGGGCATTTTAGAAGTGCTAAAAAATCCAGGTTACGCCCAGTGGCTAGTTGACAACGCTTATGAAGATTTAGAGCGTCGGTTCAGTTGGTCGAAGATAGCGAAACAAACTGAAGCAGTTTATCAAAGAGTAGTGCAAGAGCGATCGCACACTCACTGGGCTTAA
- a CDS encoding DUF2079 domain-containing protein: protein MLLKLHKQPALRMVMGAAIAFFLFALFLTLHRHFTFYSSYDQGIFNQVFWNGIHGRFFQSSLSSQLSTNVVHNGEVPEVFYHRLGQHFTPALLLWLPLYALFPSPATLTVLQVTLVTAAGLVLYVLARQHLEPGISALITISFYGANAVLGPTLANFHDICQIPLFTFGLLLAMEKRWWWLFWVLAVLILAVREDSGVSLFSIGFYMVLSKRYPKAGLAVCTLSFAYMIVLTNLIMPLFSEDISQRFMMERFGQYADGEEASTLEIIWGMVSNPWRLIVELFSPFFGTIKYLLGQWLPLAFVPAISPASWMVAGFPLLKLLLGKGQSVLAINIRYAMTIVPGLFYGAILWWAGQSDFRIWIRDFKGGRKAQTSERDEAERDEAEVADNYPKSVSPSFRRFWIVCLCLSIFFTFTSNPNRTFYFLIPESIQPLVYIPVTRQWEHVSQVRPLLAQIPPDASVATTTYLVPHLSGRREIIRFPSLQLRNDAGEVVNVDYIIADLWQAQQYQAAFNEERGLLQQSVPAIDRLSGSGEYGIIDFKDGVILMQKGVASNEQAIAAWQAFRQQISLT from the coding sequence ATGTTGTTGAAATTACACAAGCAGCCAGCGTTACGGATGGTGATGGGTGCAGCGATCGCATTTTTTTTGTTTGCTCTCTTTTTGACCCTGCATCGGCACTTCACCTTTTATTCCTCCTACGATCAAGGCATCTTTAACCAAGTTTTCTGGAACGGCATTCACGGTCGCTTCTTTCAGAGTTCCCTTTCTTCGCAGCTTTCTACCAACGTCGTCCACAATGGCGAAGTCCCAGAAGTTTTTTATCACCGCTTAGGGCAACATTTCACCCCAGCCCTTTTGCTGTGGCTACCCTTGTATGCCCTGTTTCCTTCACCCGCAACGCTCACTGTTTTGCAAGTTACGCTCGTAACCGCTGCCGGTTTGGTTCTATACGTCCTTGCTCGACAGCATCTGGAACCGGGGATTTCTGCCCTAATTACTATCAGCTTTTATGGCGCTAACGCCGTTCTTGGCCCTACCTTAGCTAATTTCCACGATATTTGCCAAATTCCCCTCTTTACCTTTGGATTGCTCCTGGCAATGGAAAAGCGCTGGTGGTGGCTATTTTGGGTGCTGGCGGTTTTGATTCTGGCGGTTCGGGAAGATTCGGGTGTGAGCCTGTTTAGTATCGGGTTTTACATGGTTCTGAGCAAACGCTATCCCAAGGCGGGTCTTGCCGTCTGTACTCTCAGCTTTGCTTACATGATTGTCCTCACCAATCTGATCATGCCGCTGTTCTCCGAGGATATTTCTCAGCGGTTTATGATGGAGCGGTTTGGGCAATATGCGGATGGCGAAGAAGCTTCTACGCTGGAAATTATCTGGGGAATGGTAAGTAACCCCTGGCGGCTCATCGTCGAGCTGTTTTCACCCTTCTTTGGCACGATTAAGTATTTATTAGGTCAATGGTTGCCCCTAGCTTTTGTACCAGCAATTTCTCCTGCTTCTTGGATGGTTGCGGGATTTCCCCTCTTGAAACTTTTATTAGGGAAGGGACAGTCGGTTCTCGCCATTAATATTCGCTATGCGATGACAATCGTGCCGGGGCTATTTTACGGGGCGATTCTCTGGTGGGCAGGGCAAAGCGACTTTAGAATTTGGATAAGAGATTTTAAAGGGGGGCGAAAAGCTCAGACATCAGAGAGGGATGAGGCTGAGAGGGATGAGGCTGAGGTTGCAGATAATTATCCCAAATCGGTTTCGCCGTCGTTTCGGCGTTTTTGGATCGTCTGTCTCTGCCTTTCAATATTTTTTACGTTCACTTCAAACCCTAATCGGACTTTTTACTTCCTGATCCCAGAGTCGATTCAGCCTTTGGTTTATATTCCCGTGACGCGGCAGTGGGAACACGTCAGCCAAGTTCGCCCTTTATTGGCTCAGATTCCGCCTGACGCTAGTGTAGCGACTACCACCTATCTTGTACCCCATCTTTCGGGTCGCCGCGAAATCATCCGCTTTCCTTCTTTGCAACTCCGCAATGATGCTGGTGAAGTGGTCAATGTGGATTACATTATTGCTGATTTGTGGCAAGCACAGCAGTATCAAGCTGCTTTCAACGAAGAACGGGGATTATTGCAACAGAGTGTTCCCGCGATCGATCGGCTATCTGGTAGTGGGGAGTATGGCATCATTGACTTCAAAGATGGCGTTATTTTGATGCAAAAAGGAGTTGCCTCGAACGAGCAAGCGATCGCGGCTTGGCAGGCATTTCGCCAACAGATTTCTCTAACTTAA
- a CDS encoding ABC transporter permease: MTTNRIQPVLLPLLSPLVAIASALIVGAILILLAKANPITAYGILFKESLADYYGFANTIAKTAPLLLASLGVLVPLKAGLFNIGAEGQIYMGGLGSALVGLSLHGLPALIHVPLALLGGFLLGGIWGLIPGYLKAVRGVNEVITTLLLNYVALNFVGYLVNNPLKAPGAPSAFSPLIAESARLPIILPQTQAHAGIFIGLLATGILWVVLTRSPLGYQIEAVGQNPTAARYAGMSVERTIIAVMAFAGGFAGLAGAGEVMGLKYRLFDRFSPGYGFDAIAIALLSRGNLAGIVLTSLFFGILRSGANVMQRSANVPVTVVYAIQGLTVLFIAISFAVERQIKLKS; this comes from the coding sequence ATGACAACAAATCGGATTCAACCTGTACTTCTGCCACTATTATCGCCGCTTGTCGCGATCGCATCCGCCCTCATCGTCGGCGCTATCCTCATCTTGCTGGCAAAGGCGAACCCCATCACCGCCTACGGCATTCTCTTTAAAGAATCTCTCGCAGACTACTACGGCTTTGCCAATACCATTGCAAAAACCGCACCGTTGCTGTTAGCGAGTTTGGGGGTGCTGGTGCCGTTGAAGGCGGGTTTATTTAATATTGGCGCTGAAGGGCAAATATACATGGGGGGACTCGGTAGCGCCTTGGTGGGGCTGTCTCTGCATGGATTACCCGCATTAATTCACGTACCGCTGGCGCTGCTGGGGGGATTTTTATTGGGGGGAATTTGGGGATTAATTCCGGGTTATCTGAAAGCAGTGCGCGGTGTAAATGAAGTGATTACCACGCTGCTACTCAATTATGTGGCGCTGAACTTTGTCGGATATCTGGTGAATAATCCTTTGAAGGCACCAGGTGCGCCGAGTGCCTTTTCTCCTTTAATCGCAGAATCCGCCCGATTACCGATTATTTTGCCGCAAACTCAAGCTCATGCGGGGATTTTTATCGGATTACTCGCTACAGGAATATTGTGGGTGGTACTGACGCGATCGCCTTTAGGATACCAAATCGAAGCTGTCGGACAAAATCCCACAGCCGCCCGTTACGCCGGGATGTCGGTAGAACGCACTATCATCGCTGTAATGGCATTTGCTGGAGGATTCGCAGGATTAGCGGGTGCGGGTGAAGTCATGGGGCTGAAATATCGACTATTCGACCGTTTTTCACCGGGGTATGGATTTGATGCGATCGCGATCGCACTCCTGAGTCGTGGTAATCTCGCCGGTATCGTCCTTACTTCCCTATTCTTCGGTATCCTCCGCAGCGGCGCAAACGTCATGCAACGCAGCGCCAACGTCCCAGTCACCGTCGTTTACGCCATCCAGGGTTTAACCGTTTTATTCATTGCGATTAGTTTTGCAGTTGAACGTCAAATAAAGCTAAAGAGTTAA
- a CDS encoding histidine kinase, with product MLKPDYIKAALEKPTHSEASLQLLLFVDERPSSRKQIQQIQTYLESLKTEVPFELQMVEVGEQPYLAEHFKLVATPALIKIHPEPRQTLAGSNLIAQLKNCWPRWQLCAEEYQETLAQDRETDSPTTAETSAIRSVAHSAELIQLSDEIFRLKKEKEELLEQLQFKDRVLAMLAHDLRSPLTAASLAMETLELSLNSNNSNRHAKLTPALTEQLSKQARTQIRVMDRMIADILQAARGTSAQLHIQPHKLDLGALCHEVINSLKARCQGKSQSLETDIPQDLPYVYADEERVRQVIVNLLDNAIKYTPEGGKIQVAMLHRTTQKIQVSVGDTGFGIPAENQERIFEDRYRLERDQERDGYGIGLGLCQRIIRAHYGQIWVDSNLDKGSIFHFTLPVYR from the coding sequence GTGCTGAAACCAGATTACATAAAGGCAGCTCTTGAAAAACCTACCCATTCTGAAGCATCGCTACAGCTACTGCTGTTTGTCGATGAGCGTCCGAGTTCGCGTAAACAGATCCAGCAAATCCAAACGTATCTGGAGAGCTTAAAGACCGAGGTTCCTTTTGAACTTCAGATGGTCGAGGTCGGAGAGCAGCCGTATTTAGCCGAACACTTTAAACTGGTGGCAACCCCAGCTTTGATCAAGATTCATCCGGAACCCCGACAGACGCTAGCTGGGAGTAATTTGATCGCTCAATTGAAGAATTGTTGGCCTCGCTGGCAGCTGTGTGCCGAAGAATATCAGGAGACTTTAGCACAGGACCGGGAGACAGATTCACCGACCACCGCAGAAACCTCAGCGATTCGGTCTGTTGCTCATTCCGCAGAACTGATTCAACTGTCTGACGAAATTTTTCGCCTCAAGAAAGAAAAAGAAGAACTGCTAGAGCAGCTACAGTTCAAAGACCGGGTACTCGCTATGTTAGCTCACGACCTGCGGAGTCCCCTCACAGCCGCCTCTCTAGCAATGGAAACCTTGGAATTAAGCTTAAATTCAAACAATAGCAACAGACACGCCAAGCTAACACCAGCACTGACCGAGCAGTTAAGCAAGCAGGCTCGTACCCAAATCCGCGTGATGGATCGGATGATCGCAGATATTCTGCAAGCCGCCAGGGGTACGAGTGCCCAATTGCATATTCAACCGCATAAGTTGGACTTGGGGGCACTTTGTCATGAGGTCATTAATTCACTGAAAGCTCGGTGTCAGGGGAAATCTCAATCTTTGGAAACCGATATTCCCCAGGATTTGCCCTATGTCTATGCGGATGAAGAACGGGTGCGCCAAGTGATAGTCAACCTTCTGGATAACGCGATTAAGTACACGCCGGAAGGTGGCAAGATTCAAGTTGCAATGCTGCACCGCACGACTCAGAAAATTCAGGTGAGCGTTGGCGACACGGGTTTTGGTATCCCTGCGGAGAATCAAGAGCGCATCTTTGAAGATCGCTATCGCCTAGAGCGAGACCAAGAAAGAGACGGGTATGGGATTGGTCTTGGCTTATGCCAGCGGATTATTCGGGCGCATTATGGGCAGATTTGGGTAGACTCAAATCTCGATAAGGGCAGTATTTTTCACTTCACGCTGCCAGTTTACAGATAA